The genomic stretch TGCCGAACCCGCGGCGCAGACTGACGGCATGAACCTGCACGCGTTCCCCACCGTCCCGCCGTTCGGCCACCTGCCCACACCCGACGGCGTCGACGTCGTCGGCATCGACCTGCCCGTCGGCCGGCTCACCGCCTACCGCGTCGTCCCGACGGGGGAGTCGAAGGGCACGGTCCTCGTCGTCCCCGGGTACACCGGCTCGAAGGAGGACTGGCGCACGTTCATGCCGCTCCTCCGCGACGTCGGCTGGACCGCGGTGGCGATCAGCCGCCGCGGCCAGGCCGACTCGGCAGCGCCGACCTCGCCGTCGGACTTCGCGCTCGACGAGGAAGCCGCCGACGTGGTCCGGGTCGCCCGACTGCTCGACGACGGCGCGCCCGTGCACCTCATCGGGCACTCGCTCGGCGGGGTGATCGTCCGTGCCGCCGCGATCCAGGACCCGAGCGCCTTCCGCGACGTCGTGCAGTTCTGCTCCGGGCCGTACGGCTGGCCCTACCGCAAGGTCGCCGAGCTGACGATCCTGCACGACACCGGCGGCAACCTCCGCCAGCTCTTCGACTCGACGAACCCGCTCTGGGCCTACCGTCCGGACGAGGAGCTGCCCGACGACGTCCGGATGGTCCGCGACCGCTTCGACGCCACGAGCCCCCTGAGCGTCGTCGCCGGCGGGCACATCCTCGAGGACCACACCGACAGCTCCGCCGAACTCCGCGCCACCGGGCTCCCCGTCCTCGTCACGCACGGGGAGTGGGACACCGCCTGGCCGATCCCGTGGCAGCGGACCATGGCCGAGGACACCGGCGCCGAGTACGTCGTCATCCCGGAGAGCTGGCACGGCCCCCAGGTCGAGAACCCCACCGGAACCGTCGAGGTCTTCGACACGTTCCTCAGCAAGCACTGAAAGGCACCATCATCACTTCGCTGCACTTCCCCGACGGCTTCCTCTGGGGCGCCGCCACGGCCGCCCACCAGATCGAGGGCAACAACGTCAACAGCAACTGGTGGGTCCACGAGCACGAGCCGGACACCACGATCGTCGAACCTTCCGGCGACGCGGCCGACAGCTACCACCGGTACCGCGAGGACATCCGGATCGCCGCCGACCTCGGGCTGAACTCCTACCGGTTCAGCATCGAGTGGTCCCGCATCGAGCCCGAGCGCGGGTCCGTCAGCCGCGCTGAGGTCGACCACTACCGCCGCATGGTCGAGGCCTGCCACGAGTTCGGCATCGAACCGATCGTCACCCTCATGCACTTCACCGTGCCGCGCTGGTTCGAACGCGACGGCTTCTGGCGGGCACCCGACGCCGCCGACCTGTTCGCCCGCTACACCGAGGCCGCGCTCCCCGTCGTGCAGGACGGCGTCCGGTACGTGTGCACGATCAACGAGCCGAACATCGCGGCGATGCTCGCCGGTGGTGAGGACGCCGCGAACCTCGTCGCCTACGGTCTGCCGAACCCGGACCTCGGCGTCGCCGACGCGCTGCTGGCCAGCCACAAGCGGTCGCGCGAGGTCCTGGGACAGGTGTCGGGCCTCCAGACCGGGTGGACCATCGCGACCCAGGCGTTCAAGCCGACCGACCAGCCCGGGTCCACCGAGATGCTCCGCGAGTACGGGTACCCGCGCGACGACTGGTACCTGGAGCAGTCCGCCGGCGACGACTTCGTCGGCGTCCAGGCCTACACGCGCACGTTCATCGGCACCGACGGCCCGCTGCCCGTCGCGGACGACGTCGAGACGACGCTGACCGGCTGGGAGTTCTACCCGGAGGCCGCCGCCGACGGCATCCGCAGCGCGTGGGAGCTGTCCGGCCACGTGCCGGTCATGGTCACCGAGAACGGCATCGCCACCGCCGACGACACCCGCCGGATCGCCTACACGCAGGGCGCGCTCGAGGGCATCCACCGCTGCATCGAGGACGGCATCGACGTCCTCGGCTACCAGCACTGGTCACTCCTCGACAACTACGAGTGGGCCTCCGGCTTCCGGCCGACGTTCGGGCTCGTCGCCTGGGACCGCGAGACGTTCGAGCGCACACCGAAGCCGTCGGCACACTGGTACGGGCAGGTCGCGCGGGCGAACGCGCTCTGAGTCGCGGCGGGGGCCGGCCGGGAGGCGCGCCCCACCACCGACACCCCGGTCACGTCGTCGACGTGGCCGGGGTGTCGTGTTCCGGTGACTCGTCGTGTTCCGGTGACTCGTCGGGATCCCGTGCCTCGTCGGGATCCCGTGCCTCGTCGGGACCTCGTGTCTCGTCCTGGCCCGGTCCTCGTCGCCGCCGCGGCACGTCCGGGGCTGCATGCGCAGTCAGGAGGGCCGCGACACGGGCGGATCCGCGCTCGCGAGCGAGGTCCAGCGCCGTCCGGCCCTCGGAGTCCGGCAGGTCCACCAGGGCACCGCGGGTCAGGAGCAACTCGGCGGTCGCCGGCCGGTCGAACCACGCGGCGGCGTGCAGCGGTGCGAAGCCCCAGCGGGTGTCGACCTCGTCCAGTCCGGCCGGCTCCCCGACGAAGCCGTCGAGTGCCATCGCCAGGCCGCCGACGTCCCCGTGTGCGGCGGCCCGCACCGCGGCGGAGGCCCACTCGGCCCAGCCGTCCGCCAGCGGGCCGTGCCAGCCGTGAGCGGACCGCTCCTCCAGGTCGGTCCAGGTGGTCTCGTCGACACTGTGGACCTCGACGGCGACGTCCTGGAAGACGATCGCGAGCTCGCCGGTGGGGGAGACCAGCAGGCGGAGTTCCCAGC from Curtobacterium sp. MCLR17_032 encodes the following:
- a CDS encoding alpha/beta fold hydrolase, producing the protein MNLHAFPTVPPFGHLPTPDGVDVVGIDLPVGRLTAYRVVPTGESKGTVLVVPGYTGSKEDWRTFMPLLRDVGWTAVAISRRGQADSAAPTSPSDFALDEEAADVVRVARLLDDGAPVHLIGHSLGGVIVRAAAIQDPSAFRDVVQFCSGPYGWPYRKVAELTILHDTGGNLRQLFDSTNPLWAYRPDEELPDDVRMVRDRFDATSPLSVVAGGHILEDHTDSSAELRATGLPVLVTHGEWDTAWPIPWQRTMAEDTGAEYVVIPESWHGPQVENPTGTVEVFDTFLSKH
- a CDS encoding family 1 glycosylhydrolase, translating into MHFPDGFLWGAATAAHQIEGNNVNSNWWVHEHEPDTTIVEPSGDAADSYHRYREDIRIAADLGLNSYRFSIEWSRIEPERGSVSRAEVDHYRRMVEACHEFGIEPIVTLMHFTVPRWFERDGFWRAPDAADLFARYTEAALPVVQDGVRYVCTINEPNIAAMLAGGEDAANLVAYGLPNPDLGVADALLASHKRSREVLGQVSGLQTGWTIATQAFKPTDQPGSTEMLREYGYPRDDWYLEQSAGDDFVGVQAYTRTFIGTDGPLPVADDVETTLTGWEFYPEAAADGIRSAWELSGHVPVMVTENGIATADDTRRIAYTQGALEGIHRCIEDGIDVLGYQHWSLLDNYEWASGFRPTFGLVAWDRETFERTPKPSAHWYGQVARANAL
- a CDS encoding ankyrin repeat domain-containing protein, which encodes MRWSHVNWPSVGYVSLEDVDGHREHLGRLVLDAPPTVAALASVQWDEARFESWEADDQTLSVVVVVRNDEVLDTPEGLWRRWNHARVTLRFRGVTLDPSDAGPLDLLAGDVHVLRGELAHVGPDGWELRLLVSPTGELAIVFQDVAVEVHSVDETTWTDLEERSAHGWHGPLADGWAEWASAAVRAAAHGDVGGLAMALDGFVGEPAGLDEVDTRWGFAPLHAAAWFDRPATAELLLTRGALVDLPDSEGRTALDLARERGSARVAALLTAHAAPDVPRRRRGPGQDETRGPDEARDPDEARDPDESPEHDESPEHDTPATSTT